Proteins found in one Deferribacterota bacterium genomic segment:
- a CDS encoding arylsulfotransferase family protein, with product MQKKIIFLISIFLIFSSLKSTISQVQLPPVQLPRPISGLQKYDEDKTCKGYTLLTPIPMLAMENQKIRLIDMDGKVVKTFGIYAFPAKMLPGGYLIGRDGYEGIDIMDSKTILEVDWNGNVLWSFDRWWQDENGVWYSRQHHDYEREGFPTGYYSPYVNPKPLEGSTLVLAHEYVDFPLVTDRKLIDDVIYEVDENGNLVPPEEGGFFWRTTDHFDELGFDEDAIEAMRRSARNYEAYDWFHMNSISLLGENKWYDQGDERFNPENIMISSRNTNIVAIIDRDTGKIVWQIGPEYENEPYSKLGKIIGQHHPHMIQKGLDGAGNILVFDNGGAAGFGSFLDIEALPNIFPSDLRFFSRVIEFDPITYEIKWEYIDRFALTIPLSGEFHRFFSVYISSAQRLPNGNTLIDEGATGRIIEVTKDGEVVWEYISPYVGLSFNAVYRAYRVPPKWLKDENGNMLKDDNGKPLIDYYKNSTNPCW from the coding sequence ATGCAGAAAAAAATAATTTTCTTAATATCAATTTTTTTGATATTTAGTTCATTGAAAAGCACAATTTCACAAGTTCAATTACCACCAGTTCAATTGCCAAGGCCAATATCGGGACTTCAAAAGTATGATGAAGATAAAACATGTAAAGGTTATACACTTTTAACACCTATACCAATGCTTGCAATGGAAAATCAAAAAATTAGGCTGATCGATATGGATGGTAAAGTAGTTAAAACCTTTGGAATATATGCATTTCCAGCCAAAATGCTGCCAGGTGGATATCTAATAGGTAGAGATGGCTACGAAGGAATAGATATTATGGACTCTAAAACAATTTTAGAAGTTGATTGGAATGGAAATGTTCTCTGGTCCTTTGATAGATGGTGGCAAGATGAGAATGGGGTTTGGTATTCAAGGCAACACCATGACTATGAAAGAGAAGGATTTCCAACAGGATATTATTCTCCATACGTAAATCCAAAACCCTTGGAGGGCAGTACATTGGTACTAGCTCATGAATATGTTGACTTTCCACTTGTTACAGATAGAAAACTAATCGATGATGTAATATATGAGGTCGATGAGAATGGAAATTTAGTGCCTCCTGAAGAAGGTGGTTTTTTCTGGAGGACAACAGATCATTTTGATGAACTTGGCTTTGACGAGGATGCTATAGAGGCAATGAGAAGGTCTGCAAGAAATTATGAGGCCTACGACTGGTTTCATATGAATAGCATTAGCTTATTAGGTGAAAATAAATGGTATGATCAAGGAGATGAGAGGTTTAACCCTGAAAATATAATGATTTCATCTAGGAATACAAATATTGTTGCGATAATAGATAGAGATACTGGTAAAATTGTATGGCAGATTGGTCCAGAGTATGAAAACGAACCTTATAGCAAATTGGGTAAAATTATAGGGCAACACCATCCACATATGATACAAAAGGGGCTTGATGGTGCAGGAAACATTTTGGTTTTTGATAACGGTGGGGCAGCAGGCTTTGGTTCATTTTTAGATATAGAAGCCTTGCCAAATATCTTTCCAAGCGATTTGAGATTTTTCTCAAGGGTTATTGAATTTGATCCTATAACATATGAAATTAAGTGGGAATATATAGATAGATTTGCACTGACTATACCACTATCTGGGGAATTCCATCGATTTTTTAGCGTTTATATAAGCTCTGCCCAAAGACTACCCAATGGAAATACTTTAATTGATGAGGGAGCAACAGGAAGAATTATTGAGGTTACAAAAGATGGCGAGGTAGTATGGGAATATATATCACCTTATGTGGGCTTGAGTTTTAATGCTGTGTATCGTGCTTATCGTGTTCCTCCAAAGTGGTTAAAAGATGAAAATGGAAATATGTTAAAGGATGACAATGGTAAACCTCTTATTGACTATTATAAAAATTCAACAAATCCTTGTTGGTAG